The genomic DNA GAGGTTTTTATCGGCCTTGTATTGTTGAGCTACCGCTGGAACGCTGGCGCTCTTGCCCGTCTCAACCCAACTGCGGATACGGCTGGCATCGGCAAAATGCGTGTATTTGCCGAATGCATCAAGAATCACCAGCGCCACCTGGCGATTGCCCATGCTCGTCACCAGCACCAGACAATGCCCGGCCTGATTGGTGAAGCCGGTCTTGGTAATCTTGATGTTCCAGTTGTCCTTGTTCACCAAATGGTCGGTGTTACGAAAACCCAGGGTGTAGTTGGGTTTGCGGAACGCTACGGTTTTTTCCTTGGTGGTGGTCAACTGAACAAGCAGCGGTTGCTTGTGCGCTGCTATCAGCAATTTGCTCAAGTCACGCGCGGTGGATACGTTGCGCGGCGACAGGCCGGTCGGCTCGACAAAGTGAGTGCTGGTCATGCCCAGTGCTTTTGCCTTGGCATTCATCGCCGCGATAAACGTTGCGTAGCCACCCGGGTAATGATGCGCGAGGCTGGCAGCCGCGCGGTTTTCCGAGGACATCAAGGCAATCAGCAACATCTCGCGACGCGGTAGTTCACTCTTGAGTTTGACTCGGGAGAACACGCCCTTCATTTCCGGCGTGTGGCTGATATCGACATCGATCCATTCGTCCATGTTCTGTCGGGCTTCTACCACTACCAGTCCGGTCATCAGCTTGCTGACGGAGGCGATCGGAACGATCACGTCAGGGTTACTGGAATAGATGACTTTGTTGGTCTGCATATCCATGAGCAGTGCGCTGCCGGAAGCGATCTTCAGTGACGAAGCGTCGCGAGGGGCAGTGGTGGTTTCCGCAGCGTTGATTGTTGGCGTGATGCATGTGCCTGCAAATGCAAAAAACAGGCTCAGAATCGAAAGACGAATTTTCACGCGGGCGAACTCATAAAGGTTGGATATTCCGTTAGTTTGTAACGGGTTATTTCTTAAAAGCGTCGCATTTTAGGAGTATGGCTGAAGAACTGTCGATGGTTGTTTGAACGACCTGAAAATCTCGTGAAAAGGCCTGTAAAAAGAGGGGTTTCCGGCGAACGGTTAGTGTTTTTTCTCATGCACAAAAAACCCCGCACAGGGCGTAATGCTGTTCACTTAAGCATTTGAATCCTCGCCGGGCTTCTTCGAAAATCCGATGTCAGATCTCTGGCATCGGATTTTTTATGTCTGTTCAACAGGACTTGCTCGACCTCGGCGACCTTTTCAACTTCTGTGACTTGAGCACATTCACTCAAAATATTCCCATCGAGTGGGTCGCGTCTGCGCTGGATCTGTCCAGCCAGGCCACTATCCGACGGCGTCGCTTGCCTGCCGACCAAGTGCTCTGGCTGGTGCTCGGCATGGCATTGTTTCGCGACGAGCCCGTTCATGAGGTCGCCCGACGTTTGAACATCTGCGCCCAAGGTCTGGCTTCTGACCATCTATTGGCCCGTAGCGGTGTATCCGAAGCCCGCAAGCGGCTGGGGGCCGACCCGGTTGAGTGGTTGTTTCGCAAAACGGGTACTCAATGGGGCGCGCAGCGCTATCCCGATGATGCCTGGCAGGATCTGCAAGTATTTGCAGTCGATGGTGCGCTTCTGCGCACGCCGGATACACCGGAGTTGCGAGACCATTTCGGTTCTGGAAACACCTCGACCGACCGCCAGACTCCCTTTCCCATGCTGCGCCTGGTGGCGCTGATGAATGTGCGTTCACACCTGATCCTGGATGCACAGCTTAGCCCTTACCGACGCAGCGAAATGCGTCTGGCCGATGAGTTTTTGCAGCAGATCCCCGACCACTCCGTGACGCTATTCG from Pseudomonas baetica includes the following:
- the pbpG gene encoding D-alanyl-D-alanine endopeptidase, which translates into the protein MKIRLSILSLFFAFAGTCITPTINAAETTTAPRDASSLKIASGSALLMDMQTNKVIYSSNPDVIVPIASVSKLMTGLVVVEARQNMDEWIDVDISHTPEMKGVFSRVKLKSELPRREMLLIALMSSENRAAASLAHHYPGGYATFIAAMNAKAKALGMTSTHFVEPTGLSPRNVSTARDLSKLLIAAHKQPLLVQLTTTKEKTVAFRKPNYTLGFRNTDHLVNKDNWNIKITKTGFTNQAGHCLVLVTSMGNRQVALVILDAFGKYTHFADASRIRSWVETGKSASVPAVAQQYKADKNLKSRQSGVVEASK